The window GCTGAAACATCTAATGATTCTTGAAAATTAGTTTGCACTTTCTATTAAATGATATTGATGTGAAGGGTGAACATTGAGGGCTTGTGATAAGAaactaggagtactatttaaaattgctatcttataaaaatatttatctagttttaaataaaattaacttcCAGAGCTGATTCAAGCTAAAAACAGAAAATCATGTTTCATATGGTTATAATATAAGCACATCCTTACTTATCGTTccatcatttaattttctatatgGGAGGCCCTTAGGGATGAGATTTGAACCTTTTACaagaatattatatatttgtagTTATACTCCTCGTGTGGACGGATATACTGCGCTGCGGACAAATTTGTAAATACGCTATTcttcaaaatcacaaaaaattttTGCCCATTGTTATGTCTTAAAAGAATTTATAAGTAGGAGTAGTACACTAGTACTTATATTACAGCCCAAAAATTTGGAGTCaatttaactaataaatatagataaattatacatatatacttgaacttttttagatattaacaaaaattgatttataaatattacttccATCGTTCACGACTAATTGACgctaattttctttttccgtTCACAACTAATtgacacatttattttttattattgttggtAATGGATTCACATTCAACAAACACATTTCAGtcacatattattttaaaattagtagatttcatattccattaacttttcaaCCTACTTTTCTACTATGTTTCTTTAAACCAGAGCCGAGTTAAACGGACTTAATAAATAGTGGACGGataatgtaaatatattaCATGCTAATCTTTCAgtaataattagtaaaatattaaaatttaaaactgaatatatagtatagattcgaaaaaaatatatttttattaaatacacCTTAATTATTTCGAATCAAGAAAtcatatgaaaattcataatatttctttaaatGACTTCTCATGGgaccatttttaaaatattaatactagtactacatatttttttatttttaaaagtccttgtcatttttataaatgactTCTCATGGGACCATTTTTTACTAATGTCTCATGGGACCATTTTTCACAAATGCTTCTATATTGGGACCATAAACAAGAATATCTAAATATCTATAAAAGCATTCTATTTCTATGTCGAAAATATTGATATAGAAAATTAGTACATTTGTTTATGAAGATTCTACGTAAAGGATCCACAAAATTGATGATAGTATAGACATGTATATGAACCGTATTATATTTCTAACAATTACGGtgtgtttttataattaaacatttCCATTAActactccataattttttgcaattatgTACTGTAGTACTACTATCTTCTTCCACTCATCTTTTGACTTCCCAATAAAAATGTCAAACTCGAATTTTTAACAGGTACTGTACAAATCATCATGAATAcgtttaattataattttcatttattcattattaCATCAATTAATATTCTTTTGTCTCCTCATcaatacattttattatatttatttttccatttaatacactaaaaaataataatagtgataataatagtagtagtaataaatgaagtgattAGAAAATCTTAGTTGCTAAGCAATGCATGAGGAATTTAATTGGACATGGAATGTCCACGTTCTAGTGTAGAGAAACTAATCTCAGTTGCTCGTGTTATTTGCTTGTCCATAAAATTGTAGTAGAAAGTAGAAACTGAATTGATGTCATATTGTTTCATTATTTCAATTCTCCTCAATAAATGTATGATCTGTAAAAGGAATGCCTATCATTTCATTCTGATTGTAcctaacaaaaatatcaacttCGGGACAAATTATATTCATGAAAATGCTACTATAAGAATTTagatattaaaatcaaaagcaCTGATTTTTAGTATGATCTAAAGTTTCATAGATTCTTTAGATTAATACATGAAAAATGTGGTTTAACTGTgctaaataacaaaattttgatcTGTATACGTACGTGTTTGGCTCttcgatattttattattttatacgtATGGGTAAGAGACACTGTGGATTTAATAGTTTGTtatatttccaaaaaattaaaacatgtaCATTTTGGTTATTGAACTCGTTTaaaaggtcaattttggtcaCGAGGCGGTTCGGAGATGTCTACGTTGGTATTGTAATGTGGTTGCAGTGGCTGCTATAGTGGGAGAGGCGACACTGGTgaccgaggaggaggaggaggatcgGTGGTGAAGAGGGACGTTTGGCTGACCGCATATTTGAAAGTAAATTCTATCACTGTTAGGATTAatagttatttaaatcatgaagtttggtcaaattttaatatatcctatgaattttaaaattgtaatacaaaattaagaaattttaatttttctcaattgtctcaataatatagtacaaaatttcgtctttaaattactaatattcaaaatgacatatctcataaaaataagtaatttttatttcatttcttttttcttttgttatagtattaatgaaaaaatttacttcctctgtctcactttaggagtctcgagacaaatgtttcataaatggtaatagacCCCACAtttaactaacttttttccactcatattttattctaaaactaatatgtaaaagtatgatccacattccactatttttgtcatcaatttttctttacatttttaaaactcatgtcgaACTCAAATGGAACTCCTAAAGTGTGACGGagagaataattttaaatattatcacagggttagtaataaaatgcaaacttatatattatacaaactcaaaactcttcaacacagcttcaacactgtttcaatacaatatcaacacactGTAAAATtccaagattttaatgtcaacacagtatcaacacaacatcaattattgactaccgttgaaattctgttaacatttttctgtttttttttgtgatctgttgacatttttcaaaggtccagatcatagttttgaacttgtacaatatttagagttttcatttgatcctATTCCTATTATCGTAATActacattttatataaaaagagacaactagaaaaaaaaataaaattttgttatttgatatttcaatattaaactTCATAAatctaatcaaaatttaaccagtttttataatttaattattaatcctTACTACACCAACACTAGCTAGCGTCAGtctaggggtgtcgaaacgggtgcCAGCAGGTATCCGCACCCGATTTTGCGAGTACCCGATCCCAAAAATTCACGTTTTATGGCACCCGATACACGACCCGCAATGCGGGTATGCAGACCCACATATGAGGGTACCCGCACCCGTCGCGTGTCCCGCTAAGTAATGAGAAATTACTGTGTTAGTTATAGATTTTGGTCCGCCTTCTTTTATCTATCATCGATGTGGGAATTGTTCTCGCTTAAAAGCTTCTCCTAATACTAATACAAATGGTATGAAATATTCTTATGCAACTGGTATAACCCTATTCATCCCTTTACTGCTCAagttaatgtaaaatattaactCATTAACTGAAAGAAATAATTTCGCATATACTTTTATCATCTTGCAACTTTTTTATGGTGATATAAACACTATGAATATATGTTCAGACATGGTGTGGAGCAGCCGAGCAACTAAATATGCATATCAAACATTAACCAATGTCGATGTAGGAGAATAAAAACTCATGCTCGTGGGTTCATCATATActtaaaactcattttatttttaaaagttgaaaGTAATTAGAGACGAGTATAGCcatagaaataagaaaggagaGTTAAGAAAATTGTTGTGGCTCTTTCTCATGCTTGGTTCTCCCACACCGAGAGTAGATATATGGTGGTTTAAGTTTGTGTTGTATAAATATAGGGTAAAATTTAGACCTAATTAGAGTTTGAATCGGGTAATTGGTCAGGtaatcgggtatacccgatacccaACGATCTCCTAGTTTGAATACCCGATCCCGATTATAagttatttattcaattgttttttcttgttagctcttgtagttattttgatttctcttGTTGataaaatcatgttttagTCGGTTTAATTGGTCTGTTGAGGTGCCTAATGTTGAGTTTTGATGCTTGAAGTGTCTATTTCCAGCCAATTATCCTATCTTTTGGAGtttcatgtgtttgttgagtgtTCTAGGATAAATAGACGAAAAAGAGGCGAAAATCCGGCCGTATGTGCAAAGGAGGCAGCGGAGCCTCCAAAAgcttcacccggccgggtgcaTTTCATGCTGAtaaattccacccggccgggtaggaCGGAATCAGCGTATGAAGGTCAGAAAGGGGTCGAAAAACgacacccggccgggtagaaTTTCCAGCAAAAAAAtcccacccggccgggtataTCAGTCTGACGGGTTTGACTTCTGAAAACGCCATTTTTGACGGAAAAATATCAGGAGAAAAACGCCTAGGGTTGCATTCTGCGAGATAAATTCTACCTTACCGCCTCCAACACCTACACAGACCTCCAAGAAcacttctagagagaattgaagattgaagactccaaatcggaagattgaagacttcatTCCATAGATTCGTTCCATATGAGTTCTTAGTATCTAtctttcatgtttttgttCGGATCCTTTGAGTTAAACTTAGTTTTCtccatgaacatgagtagctaaacactttattgtagaattcttggtgatgatgcactaatttcatagtttttatccaattaattttgttcttaccttgctcttgtagttatttgattattcttgggtttattcctttcaattgcttgatcactacttgattgtgtaggattaattagattaatcgggagatgaaataattaatctggaaataagaataattcacaccttaatgcaataaaactcggagagttgaggttttgagtgaggtctttgacctaatcgagcttttaagagttaggggttttaggattagaagaggacttcaatcctagcacctaatctgcaggtttctcacctcgggagggggtttaatcaaTAATTGTGGTCGACTTAGTAATTCTAGAGACGCCAAAAGGTAagacaatttgattggataagagcttggaattgtgcatcggatccttgagatctacaattttctccatattatctttttactccatgtttacttgcttttatttgtttatttgttcatTATATGCTTTTCGTAGTGTTAGAAAACAACCAAACCTTTCATGATTCTTTAGATAGTAGTCaacatttgttcgtggtagttaagttgatacaaatttgtctctgtgggatacgatactcttgcttgtTAATTGCTACACTGTctccgtacacttgcgggtactACTTGTGTtaaactaagttgagtcacttgtgcttatatattatttgattgattttactATAATACTCGGGAgatgagtagtttaatttaaagaggagaaattgaCGTCTTTCCCAATACAATCgggagatttgagcctttgaataaAGGAAATttgtcttaggagcttttaggagttgttgtcttagttctaggaaggacgcttcggttctaggtagcaatctacaaattgtaCGTTTCGGGAGaagatataattttacatCTGTGATAGCTTAGTAACTCTAGAGACCATAATTCAAGGAAGTAATTGgtcgaaaatacccttttggggggtttgggcaatttagtctttttacactcttaacattttaaatctgatattatttcagtgatatactaaatctgatattatttcaaaattatcattcttcttcccttttgccatccttcactttgtttctttatttcaaaattagatttaattttataaaattaaattttagattttataaattaaattttaaattttgatttttaaatatcaatatatttttaattattaaaattactattaaataaaaaatttatagttttaagcaatatttgatagtgtctaatatttaatcaataaggtacgacgacgccttagttttaatcaatatttaatagttttaatcataaatagatcatataacacgatttattctgaaacaaatatgcatctaatgtaagactaatataattttcgtttattaatttaaaaataatcaaattaactagaaaattttaacaaaaattctcctatatcaaatttttaatcaacttcataatatttaatccaagcaattataacagtcgaacgaaggctaaatagaatagctcttatttttccatcatgattaatctgtacttcttcaattcagttgaatattatattaaataacagaaattaatagttttaatcaatatttatagtgtccatgaattaatagttttaattaaaaatttttattgatatttaaaaatcaaaatttaaaatttaattttataaaattaaatctaatattgaaataaagaaacaaagtgaatgatgacaaaagggaaaaagaatgataattttgaaataatatcagatttagtacatcagtgaaataatatcagatttaaaacgtaaaaaaaccaaattacCCAACCCCCCCCtctcaaagggtattttcgtcacgaaacagtgaaaaatgacaattttcgagataaacgcttatTCCAAGGTTTTCTgaggatattttaatagtctGGGGACTAAGGGCGAGATAAACACATGGTCCAGGGACTGTTTTTGtaattcactcttttttttatagtgaacTACATAGTtagtccgtgaactttgaggTTTGCATATCAGTAGCCTCTGgacttataaaaatattttggtagaTCCTTGgactaaaatataatcatatactacccccgtccaccaaaatttgtcccactttgacccgacacgggttttaagaattgtaatggaaagtgagttgaaaaagttagtggattgtgggtcctactttatatattagttttataataaaatgtgactaggaatgagttagtggaatacggggtccactaccaaaaatagtaaaagtgaaatgggacaaatttggGGGAatggacggaaatggaaaaatgggaaaaattttggtggacggaggtagtaagtGGTATTTTTGCCACTATTCATCCTAGAAttaatttgttcattttaaataaaattaacactacaagaaaaaaagataaattaccGAAGGTGGACAATCCCTCGGTAATTACGTATGAAACTCGCTAAAAAATTTACCGATGCGTAAATTATAGACAAAAATTTCTGCCCATAGCACCGTTAACGACGTAAAAATAggaattactaaaaaaaaattctatcagtaaaattaatcatttttgtagtataattacattttaaagttaatttatgaaataaaatgaacaaattcGTAATATTGGGATCCATAAGCTATTAtgttttaaatcaaaatcatttaataaaattgtttgtGAAATGGGAATAATTCAATTTCGTGTGTATAATCGgacaaatagaaatatatatgaTAGCCTAAGTATCATCTTTTGAATCAAAATCATTTAACAAAGGAGTTCaggaataattaaaaatatttagtggTATTTAGTGTTGCCCCCTAAAAATTCATTTTGTATTAATTCATTGAAAAATGatgatttagttatttattatatttcattcgTCCTGagaaatataaattctattatttttaatatgtcTCTGAAAAGCACGAACTTCTTTTAGAAACTCCTAAAGTGTAGTCAGCGgtctaaaattctaatatGACCATACATCTACATATTCATAATCATACCTTccctataaattataatagtaaattAACATCCTAATAGTTAGTTAACCGTTCGCATGTAGCCATGGCTAGATAATATTGCTGATTTATCGATGTAGAAATGACATTTAACCTTCAACAACTTTCGGCCAACTTATTAAGTATACCAACGTGGCTAGTTCTCCACTTAGTTTATAGTGGCATTTATTAGCTATGTACCAAATTGGCTATTTGCCAAACTGAACTTAGACactctttttgttgttttcacCGGGGCAaccaaatttattactactataaaaataaatttattttgcatcttaaaaataaagttgtagaaagtataatagttttaataaaatcgtCACTTaataattctttttctcaacCATATAATCTTactttcatattttgaaaggttaatacttatttatttatttcggTAGAACTAGAAACCTAATTTGAAGGGATGAATTTGGTACAAAAAATACAAGTCACGTGGATGGTCCGATGTCACGTGCTACATTGCCCCTAAGTTGTTACCACTCAACAAGGCGTTACTCCTTCACGTGATCCCAGCTACCAAACCACTTAACCCATATTTATATGGCCCCTTAGCCTACTCCTTCCCataatcaaattaacaaaCTTTCTCCCACACCACTGCACTCTCTCCCACTCCTAAACCACcgcttttttttgttgaactaGAATGGTGACCGTGGAAGAGATCCGCCGTGCCCAGCGCGCCGAGGGGCCCGCCACCGTGCTCGCCATCGGAACCGCCACCCCTCCCAATTGCGTCGATCAGAGCACCTATCCGGATTACTACTTCCGCATCACCAACAGCGAGCATATGACCGACCTCAAAGAGAAGTTCAAGCGCATGTGTAAGTTTTCCTATTTCCTtgtttccttttattttgcattagAACGTATTGCACGTGGTGTGTTCAATAAGTCATAATTATAGAAGCCCGTTCCTATCTTCATGGAATTGTGATTACAATTGCTTGGACGCACAGCTTGTCAATCAGTCCGGACCACTGATTTTTTACTCGTCAGATAGAATTTCATCCAAATTCCCACTCTTGGCTAGTTTTTCAGAGTTTTGGAGTACTAAACACTAACTCGGAAAACTTTAggttatttttcataatattccAATTGTAGTTCTTTCCATTCCAAGAAAAAGATGACgaaattgcatgaaattttGTCATCTTACAACATGCAATGTGTCTTAACCTAAAAACACCCATACGCACTCATGTCTCATCTTTTGCTTCTCAATTTCAAATTCCCGTTACAATCCAAACAAAATCCATAgtctaataaaaaaagtgaattaagTATTTATGCTAATTATGATCAGGCGAGAAGTCGATGATCAAGACGCGGTACATGCACCTGACGGAGGAGTACCTGAAAGAAAACCCGAACGTGACCGCGTACATGGCGCCGTCCCTGGACGCGCGTCAGGACATCGTGGTGGTCGAGGTCCCGAAGCTAGGCAAGGAAGCCGCCCAGAAGGCCATCAAGGAGTGGGGCCAGcccaaatccaaaatcacCCACGTCGTCTTCTGCACCACCAGCGGCGTCGACATGCCCGGCGCCGACTACCAGCTCACCAAGCTCCTCGGCCTCCGCCCCTCCGTCAAGCGCTTCATGATGTACCAGCAGGGCTGCTTCGCCGGCGGCACCGTCCTCCGCATGGCCAAGGACCTCGCCGAGAACAACGCCGGCGCCAGAGTCCTCGTCGTCTGCTCCGAGATCACCGCCGTCACCTTCCGCGGCCCCAGCGACGCCCACCTCGACAGCCTCGTCGGCCAGGCCCTCTTCGGCGACGGCGCCGCCGCCGTCATCGTCGGCTCCGACCCCATCGTCGGCGTCGAGCGCCCCCTATTCGAGCTGGTCTCCGCCGCCCAGACCATCCTCCCCAACAGCGAGGGGGCCATAGACGGCCACCTCCGCGAAGTAGGCCTAACATTCCACCTACTCAAAGACGTCCCAGGGCTCATCTCGAAAAACATCGAGAAGAGCCTCAAGGAGGCCTTCGCGCCCATAGGGATATCGGACTGGAATTCGATTTTCTGGATAGCGCATCCCGGTGGGCCCGCGATTCTGGACCAGGTGGAGGAGAAGCTGGAGCTGAAGCCGGAGAAGATGAGGGCGACGAGGAGCGTGCTTAGCGACTACGGGAACATGTCGAGCGCGTGCGTGCTTTTCATATTGGACGAGATGAGGAAGGCCTCCGCCAAGGAGGGGCTGAGCACGACCGGGGAAGGGCTTGAGTGGGGGGTGCTCTTCGGGTTTGGGCCGGGCCTCACGGTCGAGACGGTCGTGCTGCACAGCgtcaacattaattaattcaagtGTGGGGATATGCTAGCTAATCTATTCCTACTACAACTATTCtgctttcatttatttttattaattgctCAAGATAAAATGGTATGTCATGTGTGGTTTCTCATAATATAAGTTAAGTTGGTGTGGTAATATATATGCttttctttgttattttctgTCTCTATGTATGTTATGCAACTTTGTGATTTTTCTTTACTAATAAGATATGTTTAGATGTTATTTCTAACGGCTCGGTTATTTATCTATGTCACATTATTGATAAGTATTTATACAATTGTCAAAGAAATGAATTTGTGTATTTGGTGAAAAGATCGATATTTTTGGCTTTCGGAATAGTActtcaatatttttcaggaTGTAACTAATGAATCAGGGAGAGTTAATGTATGTATTACGTCCATATTTTTGGGACGTATTGACATATTTAGTGTAATAAACGGTGTTTGGATTTGAATCATTTATCGTATACGAACATATACACGTGACatcaatatcacaaacttaaCAATTTTACTCTAACTAGAAATGAAAATCATGTGtaaacaaagtgtaaaattcCTGGGATCGGGCCCATTTACAAGGCAAAAAAATCGCAATCATCGAAAATATGACATATcgctaaattaaaatatacaccTAAATCAACCCAATTGATATGGCTCTTCAATAGACTACagggaataaaaaaatttactcctCGAGCCTTTAATATATGTGCGCaggttttcaaaattatttgattatgtgaatagaagttgatgaaaaaagttagtataaCGTGAGCTCCACTTTATATACTATTCTTTTATCTCATAATGGAGGTCACACTTGATGATTGAACGAGAATTTAGTGTTAAAtggaaaggaaaaatatatttttatacattgaTGAGAGAAAGAATCTTTTCACAAAGTATCATCTTTTATGGaacaactaaaaagaaagtgtgataTTTACTTGGtggaataaactaaaaagaaatactagttccaaaataattatgagtaaaatgatttaatggaatgtgaggtcaTTTACTGGTAATAGTAAAAGTGGAACGACAAATCTATATGAATAAATCGTACGCCTCCATATCGATTTCTATGCATTTGGAAATTTATCTCAACTACTAAGATTTCGTATATTGTGAGGCAGTAATACCAAAGACGGCAAAGAGTGACGAATGGAGATGTACTAATTAACAGAATAGGTAAATAGCAATTTCGAATTATAGAGTTTAGTCCTATTCTGAGTAGTCGTTCAAAGTTTGAAACTAAATAGTTAATTTcaatgtatataattttaattttttttcttggctATCCTACAGCCCTAGGCAAAATTTTAGATGATGTTTACGTATGGAATGTGGTGGCTTAACTACTCGattgttttgaaaaactttAGTTGATCGATTAGAACATAGTCGTTCAAGCTTTAGCTAGACGTAATAGTATGAGGTGAAAtgcttatttttatataccctaattttttttacaaagagGGTTGGGACCGGCCGAACGGGGGTAGTGTTAAATTAGAATATTCTATACTACATGGATGTAGGGCTGTCAAATTGTGCGTgttgggtcgttatcgtgtcaacCAATTATCGACCCAATCCACCCAACCCGAAATCATCGGGTTCTTAACGGGTTCGTGCGTGTTATCGTGtacccccccaaaaaaaaagtcaactCTCTGTTAATGATAGTAAGTTAgcttgacacgacacgataacgattTAAACATGATGTTATTATA is drawn from Salvia hispanica cultivar TCC Black 2014 chromosome 6, UniMelb_Shisp_WGS_1.0, whole genome shotgun sequence and contains these coding sequences:
- the LOC125194261 gene encoding chalcone synthase — encoded protein: MVTVEEIRRAQRAEGPATVLAIGTATPPNCVDQSTYPDYYFRITNSEHMTDLKEKFKRMCEKSMIKTRYMHLTEEYLKENPNVTAYMAPSLDARQDIVVVEVPKLGKEAAQKAIKEWGQPKSKITHVVFCTTSGVDMPGADYQLTKLLGLRPSVKRFMMYQQGCFAGGTVLRMAKDLAENNAGARVLVVCSEITAVTFRGPSDAHLDSLVGQALFGDGAAAVIVGSDPIVGVERPLFELVSAAQTILPNSEGAIDGHLREVGLTFHLLKDVPGLISKNIEKSLKEAFAPIGISDWNSIFWIAHPGGPAILDQVEEKLELKPEKMRATRSVLSDYGNMSSACVLFILDEMRKASAKEGLSTTGEGLEWGVLFGFGPGLTVETVVLHSVNIN